A stretch of Triticum aestivum cultivar Chinese Spring chromosome 1D, IWGSC CS RefSeq v2.1, whole genome shotgun sequence DNA encodes these proteins:
- the LOC123176764 gene encoding coniferyl alcohol acyltransferase-like — translation MAKDSRVLVLSRSTVKASVALAAAPRVVAVSNLDLLPQSIPNSLFFAYRRPNAGGGFRDVVAAFEASLPSLLDHFLPLTGRIVADPRSGRLELLHCDNQGAELVLGEVGVALASLNYGNLGASLAEIGVPVQYDAAVALSVQLVSFACGGFAVAWASNHMLLDGYSLCMLANAWSELARSGAVSAAPNHDRSVFRPRAPPSYSPSLGEAFTALKEENLVNALTTESSFVQRTYYVEARDLEKLRAQASRSRADGEATRLEALSAYLWKALAAVVGSSDKSCRMGWWVDGRRRLTALRFKAVMRNYVGNVTTFAVAEASVEGLRGRPLPDIASAVRESIRSKATDEHFQQLVDWVEEHRAAKYVETATVGLGSPVLAVTAFTSFSFDTDFGFGRAALVLPTSKDGARLCDGFVQIIARPGGGDWLLTMYVWPRLAAALDNDERRIFKPLTADYIGLNQYSRL, via the coding sequence ATGGCAAAGGATTCGCGTGTCCTAGTCTTGAGCCGGAGCACGGTGAAGGCGTCTGTTGCCCTTGCGGCCGCACCACGCGTCGTCGCCGTCTCCAACCTCGACCTGCTGCCTCAGAGCATCCCCAACTCGCTCTTCTTCGCCTACCGTAGGCCCAACGCCGGCGGCGGCTTCCGAGACGTGGTCGCAGCCTTTGAGGCCAGCCTACCGTCGTTGCTCGACCACTTCCTCCCTCTGACCGGCCGCATCGTCGCCGACCCGCGGTCAGGGCGCCTGGAGCTGCTGCACTGCGACAACCAGGGCGCGGAGCTCGTCCTCGGCGAGGTGGGCGTGGCTCTCGCGAGTCTCAACTATGGCAACCTGGGCGCGTCGTTGGCTGAGATCGGCGTCCCTGTCCAGTACGACGCCGCCGTCGCCCTCTCGGTGCAGCTGGTGTCGTTCGCCTGCGGCGGGTTCGCCGTGGCGTGGGCCAGCAACCACATGCTCCTGGACGGGTACTCGCTGTGCATGCTCGCCAACGCGTGGTCCGAGCTTGCGCGCTCCGGGGCCGTGTCGGCCGCGCCGAACCACGACCGCTCGGTGTTCCGCCCACGCGCCCCGCCGTCGTACAGCCCGTCGCTAGGCGAGGCGTTCACGGCGTTGAAGGAGGAGAACCTCGTCAACGCTCTCACAACCGAGAGCTCCTTCGTCCAGCGCACCTACTACGTGGAGGCGCGTGACCTCGAGAAGCTGCGCGCGCAGGCGAGCCGGAGCCGGGCGGACGGCGAGGCCACCCGCCTCGAGGCGCTGTCCGCGTACCTGTGGAAGGCCTTGGCCGCCGTCGTGGGCTCGTCCGACAAGAGCTGCCGCATGGGCTGGTGGGTGGATGGGCGGCGCCGTCTCACCGCGCTGAGGTTCAAGGCGGTGATGCGCAACTACGTCGGCAACGTCACGACGTTCGCGGTGGCCGAGGCGAGCGTGGAGGGCCTCCGCGGGCGGCCACTCCCGGACATCGCGTCGGCGGTGCGCGAGTCGATCAGGTCCAAGGCCACCGACGAGCACTTCCAGCAGCTCGTGGACTGGGTGGAGGAGCACAGGGCTGCCAAGTACGTCGAGACGGCCACCGTCGGGCTGGGCAGCCCGGTGCTGGCCGTGACAGCGTTCACGTCCTTCAGCTTCGACACCGACTTCGGCTTCGGGCGGGCCGCGCTGGTGCTGCCCACGTCCAAGGACGGTGCGAGACTGTGCGACGGCTTCGTGCAGATCATCGCGCGCCCAGGAGGCGGCGACTGGCTCCTCACAATGTACGTGTGGCCCAGGCTGGCCGCCGCCCTCGACAATGACGAGCGGCGCATCTTCAAGCCTCTCACCGCTGACTATATCGGCCTCAATCAGTATAGCCGTCTCTGA